The genome window CTGGCGGCACTGTTCGCCTGCGTGGTGGCCTACGGACTGGCGGTCGCCGCCAACCTGCTGATCCCGAAGCTGCAGGCGGCGCGTCCCGGTCAAAGCTGGCATCCGCTGGCAATGACGCGTAGCTTTTTTCAGGCGGCACGGCTGCTGTGGCGCAATGGTGAAACACGCTTTTCGCTGTTAGGCACCAGCCTGTTTTGGGGCGCGGGCGTAACGCTGCGCTTTTTGCTGGTGCTGTGGGTGCCGGTTGCGCTGGGCATCACCGACAACAAAACCCCCACGCTGCTGAATGCGATGGTAGCGATCGGCATCGTGATTGGCGCGGCGGCGGCGGCAAAGCTGGTTACGCTGAAAACCGTCGGGCGCTGTATGCCCGCAGGCGTTCTGATTGGCGTCGCGGTAGTGATTTTTGCGCTACAGCAGACCCAGCTGAACGCCTATGCGCTGCTGATGGTCATCGGCGCACTGGGTGGCTTTTTTGTGGTGCCGCTGAATGCGCTGCTGCAGGAGCGCGGCAAACAAACGGTCGGTGCAGGCAACGCTATTGCGGTACAGAACCTGGGGGAGAACAGCGCCATGCTGTTGATGCTGGGCCTCTATTCACTGGCGATCCGTCTGGGTGCGCCGCCGGTTGCAACCGGCGTGGGCTTTGGCGCGCTGTTTGCGCTCGCTATCGCCATGCTCTGGGGCTGGCAGCTGGCGCAAAAGCGTCGCGGATAGAAAAGTAAGCAGGCGCAGCGTTCAACGCTGCGCCGCTGTTTTACGGCGCGGGATAGGTGTAGCGACGATGAATCGCTTCCAGCTGTTCCAGTAGCTCACCGCTGAGCGTCAATTGATAGCTGTCGATATTGCTCTGCAGCTGTTCAGGCGTCGTAGCGCCCAGCAGCGTGCTGGCGACAAAAGGCTGCTGACGCACAAAGGCCAGCGCCATCTGTGCCGGATCGATCCCGTGGCTGCGTGCCAGCTCGACATATTCCGCTACCGCCTGTTGAGACTGCTCACCGCTGTAACGCGTAAAGCGGCTAAACAAGGTATTTCGCGCCCCGGCCGGACGCGCGCCGTTCAGATATTTACCGCTAAGCGTGCCGAAAGCGAGGCTGGAATAAGCCAGCAGCTCGACGCCTTCATGCTGGCTAATCTCCGCCAGGCCCACTTCAAAGCTACGGTTGAGCAGGCTATAGGGATTCTGAATGGAAACAATACGCGGCAGCTCATGCTTTTCCGCCAGCTGCAGATAACGCATTACGCCCCACGGCGTTTCATTCGAGACGCCGATATAACGGATCTTACCGGCGCGCACCTGCTCGGCCAGCGCCTCCAGCGTTTCCAGCAGCGTAACCGGCACGCTGGTATCCGTGTACTGATAGCCCAGTTTGCCAAAACAGTTAGTTTGACGCTGCGGCCAGTGCACCTGATAAAGGTCGATATAATCAGTGTTCAGACGCTTCAGGCTGGCTTCCAGCGCCACGCGAATATTTTTGCGATCCAGCACCTGAGCCGGACGAATACCGGCATCGCTGCCGCGTGATGGTCCGGCAACTTTAGTCGCCAGTACGATTTTGTCGCGGTTGCCGCGCGCCTTTAGCCAGTTGCCGATATAGCTTTCGGTCAATCCCTGCGTTTCCGGGCGTGGCGGAACAGGATACATTTCCGCGGTGTCGATGAGGTTAATGCCGCAACTAACGGCTAAATCCAACTGGGCATGGGCATCGGCTTCGCTATTTTGCTCACCAAACGTCATGGTTCCCAATCCCAGCTGGCTGACTTCCAGCGTACTGTGGGGGATACGGTGATAGTGCATTTGCCGGCTTCCTTTTGTCATTATGGGGAAAAACTTGGCGGTGCGATTTCAACAAGCACCATTTCGACTATAGCGGGCAGTGACGTGGGGGGAAAGAGGAGAGTGATGGTTCAATTTATCGATAAGCGCCGGAGGCTGTTGCAAAGTCGGCGCTTATATCTGATTACCGCTCAATGATGGAAGAGACCTCATCACCGTTGATCTGCATTTCATTACCGGCCTGATCGGTATATTTGACCAGCCCTGTATCCTTATCAATTTCCGGCTTGCCGTCAGTCATAATCATATGACCATCCTTAGTGGACATGACGTAACTGCTGCTGCAGCCGCTTAACAGCATCATCATGGTCAACACAGCCACGCTGGTAATCCGCTTCATTATCTTTTCTCCTGGTGATTATTCCAACTACACAGTGTAGTAATAAAATATTTACTGCCCAGGATTAATCGCAGGATTCTGAAAAAAGCGCGGGGGAGGAAATATCCGGCCGCAGCCGGATATTGAGGAACAGCAATTACTGGGCGGATTTCTTGCCACGCAGCAGATTAAGGCTCTCTACCGCCATTGAGAAGAACATCGCGAAATAGATATAGCCCTTCGGCACATGGATATTGAAGCTTTCCAGAATCAACGTAAAGCCGACCAGAATAAGGAACGCGAGCGCCAGCATTTTCACTGACGGATGGCGATCGACAAACTCCCCGATGCCTTTCGCCGCGAACATCATTACGCCAACCGCAACCACTACCGCAGCCATCATAATAAACAGGTGGTCGGACAGGCCCACTGCGGTAATCACCGAGTCGAGGCTGAAAATAATATCCAGCACCATGATCTGCACGATAGCTCCGAAGAAGGAGTGAACGTTGGTTTTATGCTCCTCATTATTGCCTTCGATGCTTTCATGGATCTCCATGCTCGATTTCCACAGCAGAAACAGACCGCCGCCAAGCAGAATTAAATCACGCGCGGAAAAGGAGTGATCAAACAGGGTAAACAGCGGGTCGGTGAGCTTAATGACCCATGCAATAGAAGCCAGCAGCCCTAAACGCATCAGCATTGCGCCCATCAGGCCAATACGTCGTGCGCTATTCTG of Pantoea alhagi contains these proteins:
- the lplT gene encoding lysophospholipid transporter LplT, encoding MTLPVHGSSLMSRGMLAVIVAQFFSAFGDNALLFATLALLKNQHYPDWSQPVLQMVFVATYILLAPFVGQLADSFAKGRVMMLANGLKLLGALVICFGFDPFVGYGLVGIGAAAYSPAKYGILGEITNGEQLVKANGLMEASTIAAILLGSMAGGVLADWHLLAALFACVVAYGLAVAANLLIPKLQAARPGQSWHPLAMTRSFFQAARLLWRNGETRFSLLGTSLFWGAGVTLRFLLVLWVPVALGITDNKTPTLLNAMVAIGIVIGAAAAAKLVTLKTVGRCMPAGVLIGVAVVIFALQQTQLNAYALLMVIGALGGFFVVPLNALLQERGKQTVGAGNAIAVQNLGENSAMLLMLGLYSLAIRLGAPPVATGVGFGALFALAIAMLWGWQLAQKRRG
- a CDS encoding NADP(H)-dependent aldo-keto reductase; translated protein: MHYHRIPHSTLEVSQLGLGTMTFGEQNSEADAHAQLDLAVSCGINLIDTAEMYPVPPRPETQGLTESYIGNWLKARGNRDKIVLATKVAGPSRGSDAGIRPAQVLDRKNIRVALEASLKRLNTDYIDLYQVHWPQRQTNCFGKLGYQYTDTSVPVTLLETLEALAEQVRAGKIRYIGVSNETPWGVMRYLQLAEKHELPRIVSIQNPYSLLNRSFEVGLAEISQHEGVELLAYSSLAFGTLSGKYLNGARPAGARNTLFSRFTRYSGEQSQQAVAEYVELARSHGIDPAQMALAFVRQQPFVASTLLGATTPEQLQSNIDSYQLTLSGELLEQLEAIHRRYTYPAP
- a CDS encoding YgdI/YgdR family lipoprotein, whose product is MKRITSVAVLTMMMLLSGCSSSYVMSTKDGHMIMTDGKPEIDKDTGLVKYTDQAGNEMQINGDEVSSIIER
- a CDS encoding TerC family protein, with protein sequence MFDWIADPNAWLALGTLTILEIVLGIDNIIFLSLVVAKLPKNRQNSARRIGLMGAMLMRLGLLASIAWVIKLTDPLFTLFDHSFSARDLILLGGGLFLLWKSSMEIHESIEGNNEEHKTNVHSFFGAIVQIMVLDIIFSLDSVITAVGLSDHLFIMMAAVVVAVGVMMFAAKGIGEFVDRHPSVKMLALAFLILVGFTLILESFNIHVPKGYIYFAMFFSMAVESLNLLRGKKSAQ